One Natronomonas gomsonensis genomic window, GTGGAGCCGATGCGGCAACCGCCAGCGCAACCACCGCAGACACGACGTTTACACAACAGCAAAGCGCTCAGATTCGGGGGTCGCCGGATCTCGATGCGAACGTTCCGAGTCCAACACTGACCCCAGGCGAAGTCAACCAAGTTACCGTACAGATCTCCAATGAAGGAGATGTTTCCTACGGTCCACCCAGCCTTCGTAGCGTCGTGACAACTGCACGTAATGTTCACATCGAAGGGGAAGCCGACAGCCCTCTCACGGTCGAATCTGGTGAGGTCGCGATCGGGAGTGTCACCGAGTCCCGTCCCAGCGAGGTGACGCTTGCTATTAGCGTCCCGGAGGAAATCGAGCCCGGTGAATACGACCTCGATCTCGACATCGAATACTCGTATACCATCCAACAGACCGATACGCACACTCAAGATCGTAATCGGTTCCGTGATCTCTCGGTCGAGTTGGAGGTGTCCGAGGACGCCCGCTTCGAGATCGTTGAGGCAACGACGGACGCCCAAGTCGGCGACACGGGCACACTCGAAGCTACAATCAAGAACACGGGCTCGGAAACCGCCCGTGACATCAACGTCGGCCTCGAATCTTTGAGCACCGGCCTCAGCTTTGGCAGCGGCATCGCGAGTGACTCGTCTCGTCTCGGCGAACTTGACCCCGGCGAAACTGGCACGGTCACCTATGACGTTGGCTTTGCTCCCAACACGCCCATTCGCGAGTACGTCCTTGACGGGACCGTGAGCTTCGAGACGCCGGACGGGTACCAACGCGTCGACGACGGGCCGACGACAAGTGTCAGTCCGGTCGCAGAACAGCGATTCTCGATTGGTGATATCGAGTCCGACCTCTACGTCGGCGAGGCCGGTAACATACACGGCACCGTGACCAACGAGGGCCCGTTGAACGCTCGCAACGTCGTTGTCAAATACGCAGGGGAATCGCCGAATATCGTCCCACTAGAGGATTCGGTGGCTGTCGGGACGCTTGAAGCCGGTGAATCCGGCGAGTTCCGACTGCCTATCGAGGTGAGTAGCGAGGCGGAAGCGATTACCCGTTCGGCAAATATCGTCGTTCAGTACCGTGACGAGGACTTCGACGCCAAGACGTATCGAGAACTCGAACTCCTGTTCGATGTCGACCCTAAACGCGACCGCTTCGATGTCGCGGTCACAAACCGCACAATCGAGACTGGCGGCACGCGGACGCTTTCGGTCGACGTAACGAACAACCTCAACGAGACGGTGAGCGATGTCGAGGCGCGGATGTTCGCCGATGACCCGATGAGTACGGGGAACACCGACACTGGCTACGTCCAGTCTATCGACCCCGGTGAGACGGTCACGATGCAGTTCGACCTGGCTGCGAGTGGATCGGCCACACCCGGTAGCACCTACCCCATCTCCTTCGATTTCCGATTTGACGACTCCGACGGCGACAGCCAGCTATCCAACACGATTCGCGCTCCGGTCGACGTCACCGAGAGTACCGACGACGGGTTCTCCCTGCCGTTCATCGGCGGATTGCTTCTGATCGCTCTCGCCGCCGTCGGCGGCGTTGTCTGGTACCGGAGGCAGTAGCTGATGAGCCTCGGCGAGCGAATCGAAGCGGCGATGCGACGGCTCAACGGCGTCATCGTCGACCATCCACGTCAGGTCATCGCCGTGTTCCTCGTCATGACTGTCGTGTTCACTGCGGGCATCGGACTCGTCACCACCGACACGGAGGCGACCGATTCGTTCACAGAGGGCCTCGAAGAACAGGAGGCACTCGACGCGGTCAACGCGGAGTTCGAAGACCCCTTCGCAGCCGACAGTGAATCGACACAGCTCATTCACACGGGTGGGAACGTCCTCACGAAAGAGGCGTTGGTCCGGGACCTCCGCGTACTCGAACGCATCGAGTCTCGGTCCGACCTCCGGCTGGAGACGGCAAACGGGCCGGCCACGGTCGTCGCACAGACGCTTGACCCCTCGGCAACGTCGATTAGCGACCAGCGACGCGTCGTTGAATCAGCGACGAACACCGAAATCAGAGCGACCGTCCGCGAACTCCAGGACAACCAACGATTCAGCCGGAGCCTCTCGACTGACTTTAACCCGACGAGCGCCTCCGCGTCGGCCTCGATTACGGTCGTCTCTCACGATGTCCCGGCCGGGTTTACCTCGAATGACCTCACCGCAATCCAAACCGAGATCCGAACGATTGCCGAGGAACAACCGGGTGACATCCGAGCGTTCGGATCCGGAATAACAAGCGCCGAGACAGCGCAAGTCATCGGTGACTCACTGACGATCGTCATGCCGGTCGTCGTCGTTCTGTTGTTGCTGTTCTTGATCGTTGCCTATCGCGATCCGATAGACCTCTCACTCGGACTGTTGTCTCTGCTGATGACCGTTATCTGGACGTTCGGGTTCCTCGGGTACTCGGGGATTCCGTTCAACCAGCAGATGATTTCGGTCCCCGTTCTCCTGCTCGCTGTCGGGGTTGACTTCGGGATTCATATCATCAACCGCTACCGCGAGGAGACCGTCAAGGGGTACAGCCCCATCGAGGCGATGCGGACCGCGAACAACCAACTCATCATCGCGTTCGTCATCGTCACGGTCACCACTGTCTTCGGGTTCGGTGCGAACATCATCTCCGATCTCGCGCCGATTCGAAACTTAGGCCTCGCTTCATCGGTTGGAATCATCTTTACGTTCCTCATCTTCGGGATTTTCCTCCCGGCGGCGAAACTCGAAGTCGACAGCTTCCGCGACCGATACGGTCTTCCGGAGTTCAATTCGAAGCCGATTTCCTCGGAGGATTCGGCGCTGGGCAAACTCCTCTCGTTCCCGGCACGAGCCAGTCAGTACGCGCCAGTCGTCTTCGTCATCGTACTGTTGCTGTCTGGCGGTGTCGCAGCCGCATACGGCAGCAGCGTGGACACCTCCTTCGAGACGGAGGACTTCCTTCCACCAGAGGAACAACCCGACTACGTGACGGCACTGCCGGAGCCCTTTGCACCCGGGGAGTACACCACCGCGGCAACGATTAACCTACTCGAAGACCGCTTCGCCACGAGTCAAGACCAGTCGGTGAAGTTATACGTCGAGGGTAACTTCGAAGAGGACCACGCCTTAACAGCACTGGCGGAACCGAATTCGAATCCGCCCGATTCGCTCGCAGTCGGCGACGGTGGGGCGGCACGGCCCCAGAGCATCGTGACCGTCATCCAATCGTACGCCGACCAAAATCCGCGGTTTGGGGCCCTCGTCGCCCGCAATGACCGCAACGGCGACGGGATTCCCGAGCACAACCTCGATCGCATATACGACGAGCTGTTCGCTTCACCTGCTGGTGACCGGGCCGCACAGTATCTCACCCCCGACCGCGGGAGTGCACAGGTTTCCTACGCCATCAAGTCCGACGCCACTCAGGCTGAAGCCGCTGTCGACGCACGGTCGTTCGCCGACGACTTTCGGTTCGACGCGACGGCAACCGGCCAACTCCTCGTTTTCGATGCGGTGACGGATGTCATCTTCCAATCGGCGATTCAGGGGATGCTCCTTGCCGTCGGACTGACGGCCCTGTTTCTCGTCATCGCCTACGCGGTGTTGGAACGCAAACCGATGTTGGGAATCGTCAACGTCTTCCCGATACTGATAGCAATCGCGTTCCTTATCGGGACGATGCGGTTCCTTGGGATGTCACTCAACGCCTTGACCGCGACGATCCTCTCGATCTCCATCGGGCTGGGAATCGCATACTCGGTCCACGCGACCCACCGGTTTATTGACGAATTCAACGAGAGTTCGGACGCCTACGACGCGATGCTTTCGACGCTGACCGGTACAGGTGGTGCACTCCTCGGGAGCATGCTTACCACGTCGCTCGGGACTGGTGCGTTGGCCCTCGCCATCACGCCAGTTCTCGGCGACTTCGGCCTCTTGATGGCATTGAGCGTCCTCTACTCGTTCGTGTTCACCGTCGTCGCCCTCCCGCCAGCGGTGTTGCTCTGGGAGCGGTATCGCGGTCTCTGGTCTACTCCAGGTACCTCGACGACAGCTTGATTGGTCGCTCCCTCAGGTGACCAATCCGCTTGTTCGCTCCCCCTGATGTCGACTTTCGGCCGACTCGATGGCAGGCCGTTATGTGGCCGCCTGCATCCTCGACGCCCTGGAGAACAAGTGAGCAGATCAAGCAAATACTAGCTGATTCGGCGTATTCGAGGTGGAGGCTGGAAACTACTGATACTGACATAATATGCCTCGCCAAGGCAGGGTGCACCGGAAGGACACCCTTCTGATACCACTCGTTGGGGGTACCGAGTAAGATATTTGTGTTTGTGCACACAAACACAATATATGGGGACGAAAACGATTGGGCTTCGAGACGAGGTGTATGCGCAGTTGAAAGCCCGAAAACGGGAAGATGAGAGTTTTAGCGATTTAGTAACTCGACTCTTAGAAGAGGCCGCCGTGGATTGGCGCGATAGCTTCGGGACGCTCTCGGAGGCCGAGGCCGACGAACTCGAAGCACTCGCCGACCGCTCCCGTGAGCAGATGAGCACGGGCATGGCCGACCGACAACAGGAGGCGCTCGAGGCTCTGGCAGGGGACGACGATGAAACTGCTTGATACGACGTTTCTCATCCACCATTGGGCCGGTCGAGACGCAGTTGCAGACTACTTGGAACGGCACGAAGAGTGTGACTTTGTGACGACGACATTGAACATCAAGGAGATTGCTGTCGGCCGAGAATTACAAGGCAGGTTGGACCCTTTCGAAATCAAATCACAGTTCGCGTGGGTACGAACTATCTCGTTCCAACTGGAGCATGCGATTCTCGCAGGTGAATTAGAAGCTGCCCTACACCGTGACGAGCAAATCAATCTGGATAAAATCAATTCCCTCGCTGGTGATGTCCTGATTGCCGCCGTTGCAAAAGCAACCGGGGCGACGGTCGTCACGCGGAACAGAGACGACTTCGAGTTGCTCGATGGCGTCTCCGTTGAGTCATACTAACCGATTCTCGCTCGCTATCGTCCGCGGTAATTGCGAACGAAAACCATCCAGTCGGGTAGAAGGCATTCTTAGGAGAGTTCCGCCATTCGCCCATCGCAGCGGCCTTCTTTCCGTACGACATCTCCACATCCGACCTCAATGACAATGACTACGTGGTCGAACAGTCGGCGCTTCGGCACCTCTTTTCGGCTGCGAACCTCGTCCCGACCAAATACGAAATCTTCGACGCCGACGGCGGCCACGTCGGCGACATCGAGGGCAAGTTCTCCATGCGGGACGCCTACACCGTGACTATCGACGACGCCAGCGACGTGCCGAAGGAAGCCGTCATCGCTGCGGCGTGTATCCTTGACGCACTGGAGAACAAGTAATCAGGGCGAGCAGTTACCGAAGTGGGAGGAGAAAGCACAGCCCATCAGAGTGGATGATTCCGACAGCCAGTGATACAATTCGTTGTCTCGTCGCCACTCATGGCGACTCGACCAGAGAAAGGATGTCTGGGGCTTTGTACACTTTGTTCCGCTCTTTGTCAGTTAGTTCTACGATGATTCCTTCGCCGGTGAGTTTCTCAATCGCGTCGTAGACCGCCTGTCGTGAGCGGCCGGTTGCGTCGATTGCTCGTGGAGCTTTGAGATACGACTCTTCGAAGAGATGGTCGATGACATCCCGGACTGCTGGACTGTTCGGGAAACGACTTCGGTAGTCCGATCGGAGTGACACGAGTTCGATGCCACACTGATAGGCATCGATCGCCTGTTCGGCTATCGCGTTCAGGACAAACGTAATCCACGATTCCCACTCGCCGTGTTGGCTCACCGCGAGAAGGCGGTCAAAGTACTCTGTCCGGTAGTGGTTGAAATACGCTGAGAGGTACAGATACGGCTCAGAGAGGAGGTTCGCCTGATACAGTTGCAACATAATGAGAAGGCGTCCAAGCCGACCATTGCCATCTCGGAATGGATGAATTGTCTCGAACTGATAGTGTGTGATCGCGATATCAATTAGCGGCGGGTAACTCCCGTTTCTGATGTACGAGAGCAACTGATCGAGGAGGAGTGCGACACTGTTTGGATTTGCCGGGACGAATCGAGCGTTCTTGATGTTGTTATCAGGCCCGATCATGACCGGGATATCGTCTCGAATGTGTCCCGGACGCTTGTTCTCGCCACGGACGTCGATTAGCAATGATTCGTGGAGGTCACAGAGGAGTTCCTGATCGATTTGTCTGCCCGCATCCAGAGCATTGAACCCCGTCCGAATCGCCTCGACGTAATTATACGCTTCCCGGATATCCCGAAGATTCGCCGCTGAGCGCTCTGGATCGTCGTCGAGATTGTGAAGAACAATATCGGAAACTGTTACATCAGTCCCTTCGATTTGCGAGCTCATCGCCGCCTCACGGACAACAAACGGAGCGATGAGAAGGTTTTCGTTCTCAATGTCGTCGTGGAGTGTCGAGAGTTGTCCGAGCGCGTAACGTGCATCCCCGTAGGCACGGAGGATATCGTCAGTGTATGACAGTTCCGGTGGAAGTCCAGCAGGCTGATAGCATGGAATCCCCTCGTATGGTTCGATCCATCCTGGCCCGTCTTCAAAATCAGCAGGATTCATTTGACTAAGCGATTGTTGCCACACTCCTAAATCTGACGAATACCATTTCAGATGATTAGTGAGGTGGATATGGGCTTATTAATCAGCCTAAATCGATATCCATTGACTTAACCCTTGAGTTCGCGACCAGTATTCAATTCCGATTCGACTGGACTCAGGAATCAATCACTGATGTCAACGACGACGGTGAACAACTACGACTACGGGCTCTACCTTTGACAGCGCGAGAGTCCCGCCGTTCAAGGCGGGCGTAAATCGCGTCCGCCCGGGTAATGGACTGCCAATGTACTGCTGATATTGAGTCTCCAACAGTCTGGACCACTTCCACTTTCACTGTGGATGGATGACCTTGATTTTCCATCGACGCGTCTGCGCAAATGGCAGATGAAGCGATCCAACACGTTCGCCGTGCGACCGCTCTCCGAGGATGGAGAGCAACTGCTACGAGACCTGTTGGACGCTTCTGCCGCTCTTTGGAACGAAGTCAACTACGAACGCCTCCTGCGGTATAACGGCGAGGACGGTTTCGACGGCGACGTCTGGGACGCCGATACTGGCCGACTCGAAGGCCAGTACAAAGGCGTTCTCGGTGCGTCCAATGCTCAACAGATGATACGGAAGAACAGCGAAGCGTGGCGGGCGTTCTTCCGACTGAAAGAGCAGTATCACGATGAGTCGAACACGTCGGTCATGGAACACCCCGAACCGCCGGGATTCCGTGGTAACAAAAAAGAAGGGCGAACACTCAAGGGCATCATTCGCAACGACGCATACACTGTTGAGTGGGGCGAGCGGTCCCGACTTGAGATACTGGTCGGGAGCGAGTTGAAAGACAGATACGGCCATACCGGGCGTCTCCGGATGGAAATCGCTGGCGAGCCAAGTTGGCCCGATTACGAGAAACAGGGTCGGTTAGACCTGTGGTACGATGAGACTGATTGCACTTTCCGAGCTTCGCAACCCGTGACTCTTACTGATGCACGGGCAACTCCACTGGCCGACGAGACGGCCGCTCTGGATATTGGTGCGAACAATCTCGTCGCCTGTACCACCACGACCGGCGACCAATACCTGTACAAAGGTCGGGACCTGTTTAACCGCTTCCGTGAGACAACACGAGAAATCGCCCGGTTACAGTCCAAGCTACAGGAAGGCCAATACAGTAGCGAGCGTATCCGGCGGCTGTACCGGAAACGGACTCGCCGCCGCGACCACGCTCAGGAAGCGTTGTGTCGTGACCTAATCGAACGGCTGTACGAGGACGGCGTAGACACGGTGTATATCGGTGGACTGACCGACGTGCTGGACACGCATTGGTCGGTCGAAACCAACGCCAAGACCCACAACTTCTGGGCGTTCAAGCAGTTTACTGAGCGGCTGGCATATACTGCTGAGGAATACGGTATCTCGGTGGAAGTCCGGTCGGAAGTGTGGACAAGCCAGGAGTGCCCGCAGTGCGGTTCAACAGACCGAACGAAACGACATCAGGACACACTAACGTGTCCGTGTGGCTTCGAGGGTCACGCCGACCTCAGAGCGTCAGAGACGTTCTTGAAGCGGCACACAGAGAAGGCAGTCAGGCCGATGGCACGGCCCGTGCGGTTCGAGTGGGACGACCACACCTGGTCGGGGACACCACACCCTCACGAAAGTCCCAAAGAACAGCGCACAGACCCGAGTACCGTCCACCGTAACGGGAATGTTGCCTCCGGCGAGTCGTAGACCGGCTGAAACTCCCACGGAGGAAAACCCGGTGTAAACGCCGGGGAGGATGTCATACGTATCTCGCCATCTTCGGCGTCGGCGCCCTCGGTGCGGCGATTATCGGCACGGTGCGCACCTACGGGTCGATGTCGACGGTGTTTCTCGCCTTGGCCGCCTTCTCGACGCTCGCGGGGACGTTCGCAGTGCTACTCGTGACGCGAGACTGAAAATTACGTTTAATCACAACAAAATTTTATGTAGTCGTGATTTGTGATATCGTTCGTCATGGGGGATGAATTCACAGTTAGCGGTCGTGTAACCTACGGGGATGGCGTCGCTGCGGTTGGGTTGACGGCGATGGCGGTCGATGCCGACAGCAGTCCGGACGACCCACTGGGTGCGATGGCGGTTCGGCCGGATGGCTCCTTCGAACTCTCGGCGAGTCAAGCGGACCTCGGCGAGCCACAGGAGGGCACACCCGAGACGCATCTGTACCTGTTCCGCGACGGGTCGCTACTCCACCACCAGGAAGTCGACGCCAATCCGACGGCGACCGTAGAAATCACGGTCGACCGGCCCACCGAGCCATCGATGGACGATATGGTGGACGCCATGTGCAACATGCACCACGGAATGTCCGACCAACGCGGGATGAACAACACCCCGCGTGACCCGTTCCACCCCGGCCACGGCCGGTTCGGACGGATGTTCCCGTATCTGGAAGCGGCCGACCACGACGTGACGTTCCTCCAAGAGCTCGGGAAGCCGGGTAGGCCACTTGATGAAA contains:
- a CDS encoding PIN domain-containing protein produces the protein MKLLDTTFLIHHWAGRDAVADYLERHEECDFVTTTLNIKEIAVGRELQGRLDPFEIKSQFAWVRTISFQLEHAILAGELEAALHRDEQINLDKINSLAGDVLIAAVAKATGATVVTRNRDDFELLDGVSVESY
- a CDS encoding efflux RND transporter permease subunit, which translates into the protein MSLGERIEAAMRRLNGVIVDHPRQVIAVFLVMTVVFTAGIGLVTTDTEATDSFTEGLEEQEALDAVNAEFEDPFAADSESTQLIHTGGNVLTKEALVRDLRVLERIESRSDLRLETANGPATVVAQTLDPSATSISDQRRVVESATNTEIRATVRELQDNQRFSRSLSTDFNPTSASASASITVVSHDVPAGFTSNDLTAIQTEIRTIAEEQPGDIRAFGSGITSAETAQVIGDSLTIVMPVVVVLLLLFLIVAYRDPIDLSLGLLSLLMTVIWTFGFLGYSGIPFNQQMISVPVLLLAVGVDFGIHIINRYREETVKGYSPIEAMRTANNQLIIAFVIVTVTTVFGFGANIISDLAPIRNLGLASSVGIIFTFLIFGIFLPAAKLEVDSFRDRYGLPEFNSKPISSEDSALGKLLSFPARASQYAPVVFVIVLLLSGGVAAAYGSSVDTSFETEDFLPPEEQPDYVTALPEPFAPGEYTTAATINLLEDRFATSQDQSVKLYVEGNFEEDHALTALAEPNSNPPDSLAVGDGGAARPQSIVTVIQSYADQNPRFGALVARNDRNGDGIPEHNLDRIYDELFASPAGDRAAQYLTPDRGSAQVSYAIKSDATQAEAAVDARSFADDFRFDATATGQLLVFDAVTDVIFQSAIQGMLLAVGLTALFLVIAYAVLERKPMLGIVNVFPILIAIAFLIGTMRFLGMSLNALTATILSISIGLGIAYSVHATHRFIDEFNESSDAYDAMLSTLTGTGGALLGSMLTTSLGTGALALAITPVLGDFGLLMALSVLYSFVFTVVALPPAVLLWERYRGLWSTPGTSTTA
- a CDS encoding RNA-guided endonuclease InsQ/TnpB family protein; translation: MKRSNTFAVRPLSEDGEQLLRDLLDASAALWNEVNYERLLRYNGEDGFDGDVWDADTGRLEGQYKGVLGASNAQQMIRKNSEAWRAFFRLKEQYHDESNTSVMEHPEPPGFRGNKKEGRTLKGIIRNDAYTVEWGERSRLEILVGSELKDRYGHTGRLRMEIAGEPSWPDYEKQGRLDLWYDETDCTFRASQPVTLTDARATPLADETAALDIGANNLVACTTTTGDQYLYKGRDLFNRFRETTREIARLQSKLQEGQYSSERIRRLYRKRTRRRDHAQEALCRDLIERLYEDGVDTVYIGGLTDVLDTHWSVETNAKTHNFWAFKQFTERLAYTAEEYGISVEVRSEVWTSQECPQCGSTDRTKRHQDTLTCPCGFEGHADLRASETFLKRHTEKAVRPMARPVRFEWDDHTWSGTPHPHESPKEQRTDPSTVHRNGNVASGES
- a CDS encoding antitoxin VapB family protein, giving the protein MGTKTIGLRDEVYAQLKARKREDESFSDLVTRLLEEAAVDWRDSFGTLSEAEADELEALADRSREQMSTGMADRQQEALEALAGDDDETA
- a CDS encoding COG1361 S-layer family protein, giving the protein MKDRILLTVLVVAVVTSGTVAVVGGPVGGADAATASATTADTTFTQQQSAQIRGSPDLDANVPSPTLTPGEVNQVTVQISNEGDVSYGPPSLRSVVTTARNVHIEGEADSPLTVESGEVAIGSVTESRPSEVTLAISVPEEIEPGEYDLDLDIEYSYTIQQTDTHTQDRNRFRDLSVELEVSEDARFEIVEATTDAQVGDTGTLEATIKNTGSETARDINVGLESLSTGLSFGSGIASDSSRLGELDPGETGTVTYDVGFAPNTPIREYVLDGTVSFETPDGYQRVDDGPTTSVSPVAEQRFSIGDIESDLYVGEAGNIHGTVTNEGPLNARNVVVKYAGESPNIVPLEDSVAVGTLEAGESGEFRLPIEVSSEAEAITRSANIVVQYRDEDFDAKTYRELELLFDVDPKRDRFDVAVTNRTIETGGTRTLSVDVTNNLNETVSDVEARMFADDPMSTGNTDTGYVQSIDPGETVTMQFDLAASGSATPGSTYPISFDFRFDDSDGDSQLSNTIRAPVDVTESTDDGFSLPFIGGLLLIALAAVGGVVWYRRQ
- a CDS encoding Fic family protein; the encoded protein is MNPADFEDGPGWIEPYEGIPCYQPAGLPPELSYTDDILRAYGDARYALGQLSTLHDDIENENLLIAPFVVREAAMSSQIEGTDVTVSDIVLHNLDDDPERSAANLRDIREAYNYVEAIRTGFNALDAGRQIDQELLCDLHESLLIDVRGENKRPGHIRDDIPVMIGPDNNIKNARFVPANPNSVALLLDQLLSYIRNGSYPPLIDIAITHYQFETIHPFRDGNGRLGRLLIMLQLYQANLLSEPYLYLSAYFNHYRTEYFDRLLAVSQHGEWESWITFVLNAIAEQAIDAYQCGIELVSLRSDYRSRFPNSPAVRDVIDHLFEESYLKAPRAIDATGRSRQAVYDAIEKLTGEGIIVELTDKERNKVYKAPDILSLVESP